DNA from Candidatus Hydrogenedentota bacterium:
GGCAACTACGCGAACGGCGCAAAGCTGATTATTCGTCAGGGTCTGCGCTTCGGATCGTGCCCGGTAAAATTCGTCGGCACCGAAGGCTGGGTCGAGACGGGCGACGACGGGACCATCGAAACACACCCAAAATCGCTCCTCGGCAACCGCGGCTTCGAAGGCGGCTACCCGCAGGACAACCACGTGCGCGCGTTCATCGATTGCGTAAAATCGCGCCAGGAACCCATCTCGAACGCGGAGACCGCGCACCGTTCGATCTCCGCGTGCCACGTCGCGAACATCTGCAAACGCCTTGGCCGGCCCATCAAGTGGGACCCGGTGAAGGAAGAATGCATCGGCGACGAGGAAGCCAACCGGCTGCGATCGCGGGCCTACCGCGAACCGTGGTACCTGTAGGAGGTTGGCGTCATGACGATCACCATACGAAAGGCAAACACCATGCGTTACATGGTCCGTTTCACCGTCGCGCTCGTTGCGCTGGCCGCGATGACATTCGCAGTCTCGACAACCGCCGCGGCACAGAACGCGCTGAAAGGCGTCGCCACGCCGAGCTCCGCGACCGAAGACGAATGCATCGCGGTGCTCGAGAGCGACGCCGCGTGGCAGCCCAAGTACGAGGCGTGCACGCGGCTGCGCCAAGTCGGCACGGAAAAATCCATTCCCGCGCTCGCCTCGCTGCTCGGCGATGAAAAGCTCTCGCACATGGCGCGTTACGCGCTCGAGCCGATGCCATACCCCGAAGCGACCGACGCGCTGCGCAAGGCGCTCGGAAAAACGAAGGGCCAGCAGAAGCTTGGCGTAATCACAACGCTGGGCGCGAAGCGCGACGCGAAGTCGACCAAGGCCATCGCAAAAGCATTGAGGGACAAGGACGCTACCGTGGCCAGCGCGGCAGCCGGCGCGCTGGGCCGTATCGGCACGCCGCAGTCCAACGCCGTACTTGCCGGATTTGCGAGGTCCGCGCCGGACTCGTTGCGCGACGCAGTGGCCGAGGCCCAAATCGCGGGCGCGGAAATGCTCGTTCGCGACAACAAAGGAAATCTGGCCGTGCCGTTCTTGACGGCGCTCGTGACTGACGAGCGGGAGTTT
Protein-coding regions in this window:
- a CDS encoding HEAT repeat domain-containing protein; the protein is MTITIRKANTMRYMVRFTVALVALAAMTFAVSTTAAAQNALKGVATPSSATEDECIAVLESDAAWQPKYEACTRLRQVGTEKSIPALASLLGDEKLSHMARYALEPMPYPEATDALRKALGKTKGQQKLGVITTLGAKRDAKSTKAIAKALRDKDATVASAAAGALGRIGTPQSNAVLAGFARSAPDSLRDAVAEAQIAGAEMLVRDNKGNLAVPFLTALVTDEREFVRLGAYRCLASADPEGATALLTKTLAGDDALARNFAAQVAAELPADMTKQLAAAVPALPPAGQAALLRGLGDRKDAAAHDAVIAALASDNKEVKIAAVNALGALGTGEDVPALAALLASGDADLAAAARLALGSVDNRNYDEAIAAAAGSAS